From Camelus ferus isolate YT-003-E chromosome 18, BCGSAC_Cfer_1.0, whole genome shotgun sequence, one genomic window encodes:
- the DNASE1 gene encoding deoxyribonuclease-1, producing MRSARLMGVLLALAGLLQVALSLKITAFNIRTFGETKMSNATLSNYIVKILNRYDIALIQEVRDSHLTAVGKLLDKLNADDPNTFHYVVSEPLGRNSYKERYLFVFRPDQVSVLDSYQYDDGCESCGNDTFSREPAVVKFSSPSTKVKEFAIVPLHAAPSDAVAEINSLYDVYLDVRKKWDLEDIMLMGDFNADCSYVTTSQWSSIRLRTSSAFQWLIPDSADTTVTSTDCAYDRIVVAGSLLQSAVVTNSAARFNFESAFGLSNAMALAVSDHYPVEVTLK from the exons ATGAGGAGTGCCAGACTGATGGGGGTGCTGCTCGCCCTGGCTGGCCTGCTGCAGGTGGCCCTGTCCCTGAAAATAACAGCTTTCAACATCCGGACTTTTGGGGAGACCAAGATGTCCAATGCCACCCTTTCCAACTACATTGTGAAG ATCCTGAACCGCTACGATATTGCCCTCATCCAGGAGGTCAGAGACAGCCACCTGACGGCCGTGGGGAAGCTGCTGGACAAACTTAATGC GGATGACCCTAACACCTTTCACTATGTGGTCAGTGAGCCACTGGGACGCAACAGCTACAAGGAGCGCTACCTCTTCGTGTTCAG ACCCGACCAGGTGTCCGTGCTGGACAGCTACCAGTACGACGATGGCTGCGAGTCCTGTGGGAACGACACCTTCAGCCGGGAGCCGGCCGTGGTCAAGTTCTCCTCCCCGTCCACCA AGGTCAAGGAGTTTGCCATCGTTCCCCTGCACGCGGCCCCGTCAGATGCAGTGGCTGAGATCAACTCTCTGTATGACGTCTACCTGGATGTCCGCAAGAAGTGGGACTTGGAG GACATCATGTTGATGGGCGACTTCAACGCGGACTGCAGCTACGTCACCACCTCGCAGTGGTCATCCATCCGCCTGCGCACGAGCTCCGCCTTCCAGTGGCTGATTCCTGACTCTGCCGACACCACAGTTACATCCACGGACTGCGCCTATGACAG GATTGTGGTTGCGGGATCTCTGCTCCAAAGTGCTGTGGTTACTAATTCGGCCGCTCGCTTTAACTTCGAATCTGCATTCGGACTAAGCAACGCTATG GCCCTAGCCGTCAGCGACCATTACCCGGTGGAGGTGACGCTGAAGTGA